One Pseudorhodoplanes sinuspersici DNA segment encodes these proteins:
- the pqqA gene encoding pyrroloquinoline quinone precursor peptide PqqA: protein MHWTTPTLVEICIGLEINGYLPPEF, encoded by the coding sequence ATGCACTGGACTACTCCAACGCTCGTCGAAATCTGCATCGGACTCGAGATCAACGGATACCTCCCGCCGGAATTCTGA